Genomic window (Lewinellaceae bacterium):
AGCTATACTGATACACGCTGGTTGTCAAAGACGTTGAAATTTTAGCCAACCCTATGAGTCGAAAAATCCGGATGGGAATGGTGGGTGGAGGTATTGGCGCCTTCATCGGAGCCGTTCACCGAATGGCAGCAGCGCTGGATGGAGAAATAGAACTGGTATGTGGCGCTTTCAGCAGCGACCATCAGAAATCCAAGGCCTCTGGCGAGGCGCTTTATCTTCCATCCGGCCGTGTATATAGGAATTACGAGGAAATGATCCTTGCGGAGAAGCAATTGCCGGAAGGCGAGCGCATGGATTTCGTTTCTATCGTCACGCCGAACCACGTTCACTACGGGCCAGCAAAGATGGCCCTGGAAAATGGCTTCCCTGTAGTTTGCGACAAACCGCTCAGCTTCGATATGAAAGAAGCCCTGGAGCTGGAAAAGCTGGTAAAAGAAACTGGCCTGCTTTTTGCCCTGACCCACAACTACACCGGCTACCCCATGGTCAAACAGGCGCGCGCCATGGTTCGCCGGGGAGACTTTGGGAAAATACGCAAAGTGGTGGTGGAATACCCGCAGGGTTGGCTGGCCACCAAACTCGAAGATACCGATCAAAAACAAGCCTCCTGGCGCACCGACCCGAAACGCTCGGGCATCGCCGGCGCCATGGGAGATATAGGAACACACGCTGAAAACCTCGCCGAGTACATTACCGGGCTCCAGATCACTGAACTGTGTGCCGACCTGACCGCCTTCGTGGACGGGCGCCTCCTGGATGATGACGGCAATATACTGCTGCATTTCAAGAACGGCGCCAAGGGCATCCTGCACGCCAGCCAGATATCCGCAGGGGAGGAGAACGACCTCAATATCCGCGTCTACGGAGAAAAGGGCGGCCTGCAATGGCATCAGATGGAACCCAACAGCCTTATCATCAAATGGCTCGATCAACCTATGCAGGTACTGCGCACCGGGGGGAGTAACCTCCAACCGGAAGCACAGGCCCATACCCGCATTCCGGCGGGCCACCCCGAAGGGTATCTCGAAGCCTTCGCGAATATCTACCGCAATTTCGCCCGCTGCCTGCGGGCTCAACTGCAGGGAAAAGAACCGGACCCGGTTTACCTGGATTTCCCAACGGTGAGCGACGGCGTCCGGGGAATGCAGTTCATCCTTAAAGTGGTGGAATCGTCGAAGAGCGACCGGAAATGGATGGCGTTTTGAGGGGGAGAAAGAGGGGAATGGTTCAATGGTTCAATTGTCAGATGGCTATATGGTTATATGGTTGTCTATCAGCCTGTCAACAATGAACCCCGAACCCCGAATAATAGCAAACCAAAAACCTGTTGGTATGAAGAATATCTACGCACTTTTTTCTTTTCTTTTCCTGGTTATATGGAGCCTCCGGGCTCAACCCACCTGTGCCGACCCTGAACTCGTGCTCGAAGATGACATCGAAAACTACGCCTCCGGCGACGTGACCTTGCAGTCGCCCAACTGGGAGGCCTGGCCGGGCGGAGACGCCGGCGGCGGCATCGTGACCAGCGACCAGGCCAGTGGCGGCGCCAATTCCATCAGGATTGACGGGACTTCCGGCACAACGGACGCCCTTTTCCTCCTGGGGGATCAAACCTCCGGGCACTACATCCTGCAATGGGATATGCTGGTGGATAGTGGCCGCCAGGCCTACTTCAGCCTGCTGCATGAGTTTCCATCCGAGGCTTCCGTCAACTGGGGCTTCGACGCTTACCTCACCGAAGGAGGCATCGGCCGCCTGGAACTGTACGACGGCTCCGATGATGTGGCTTTCTCATATACGGTTGGCGACTGGTTTACCGTCCGCCTGCTGCTGGACCTCGACAACGATGAGGCCCGCCTGCTGGTGGGGGAAAACACCGTAGATGCCTGGCAGTTCAGCACCGGCTCCACCGATCTCCTGCAGATGAACTCCATCGAGTTCTGGACCGCAGATGATTCTTACCTTTTTTACATAGATAACCTGAAGCTGTCGGAGATACCCGCGCCGGAGGAAGGGCAGTATTGCTATACCGCCGTTGAACTGACTGCGCCCGATTTCTACCAGGTTCCCGAGCTGAGCTGCTACGGCGCCGGGTATGACCTGACCGGGAGCGCCGGGGCATTCGCCGGTTACTGGTTTTCTTATACCCCGCCGGAAGATGGCATTCTGTCCATCGCTTCCTGTGGCAGCGGCTTGGATACCGACACCCGGGGATGGATTTTCTCCGGCGAGTGCCACGATCTTAAAACAGTAGGCGTCAATGATGACCAATGTGACCGGGGCGATGGAAAGGATTATTCCTCCTACCGCGAAGCAGTGGTCACGGGCGGCACCACTTATTATGTTATGTGGGACGATGTGTGGGAACCGACCTCTTTCGCCTTTGAACTGGGGTTCAACCCTGGCGCTGTGCCCGAACCCGGCAAATTCTGCCAGTCGGCCATAGCCATCGTCCCCGGGCAGTACGACGTACTGGAAATGACGGGAAATGCCGCTGTGGCCGGCCCTACCATCAACAATACGACTACTTCCGCGACCAATTATTCTCAATCGGAATGGTATGCTTTTACGCCTACAGTGGATGGCTTCATCACCATTTCTTCCTGCGAGCTTTCCGGTTCCGACACGCATGTCTTTGTCTATACCGGAGACTGCTCCAGCTTTGAAGGGCTTACTCTGGAAGGACAGGACCGCAGCAGTTGCCCGCAGAACACCGGCTCCCTGCTCGAAAATTTGCCTGTCACGGCCGGAACGACTTATTACATCGAATGGATCGACCGCTGGACCGACGGGGCGGAGCTTTTCGGCTGGGATCTGATCTTCCAGGAAGCGCTGGCCGTATCCGAAGCCGAACTGGATGCCGGCCTGAGCGTCTTCCCCAACCCCGCCGGCGAGCAACTCAACGTCCGCTATGCGTTTGACGAAACGGTAGAAGTCCTGAATGTTCAACTGATCGACGCCCTGGGCCGCGGCCTGCGCCATTCCAGTTTGAACGGCGTTCAGTCCGGCACTTTAGAAATGACCCTCCACAACCTGCCGGCTGGCCTGTATATGCTGCGCGTTTCAGCGGATGGCGCCGTAGTTGCCCGGCCGGTGGTGGTGAGGTGAGGGTAAGGATGGGCATAAGTCCAATTTTGGGCTTTAATCCACCCCCTGGCCCCCGCCAGCGGGGGATATCTCAACGTATATCTGCCAAAGTTGGGCAGAATCTCCCCCGCTGGCGGGGTCGGGGGGTGGAAATAACTATGGTGGTTCCCTGCCTCGTGGAGGTGAGGTAATGGCCGAAAATCAAAAAAAAATATC
Coding sequences:
- a CDS encoding Gfo/Idh/MocA family oxidoreductase, which translates into the protein MGMVGGGIGAFIGAVHRMAAALDGEIELVCGAFSSDHQKSKASGEALYLPSGRVYRNYEEMILAEKQLPEGERMDFVSIVTPNHVHYGPAKMALENGFPVVCDKPLSFDMKEALELEKLVKETGLLFALTHNYTGYPMVKQARAMVRRGDFGKIRKVVVEYPQGWLATKLEDTDQKQASWRTDPKRSGIAGAMGDIGTHAENLAEYITGLQITELCADLTAFVDGRLLDDDGNILLHFKNGAKGILHASQISAGEENDLNIRVYGEKGGLQWHQMEPNSLIIKWLDQPMQVLRTGGSNLQPEAQAHTRIPAGHPEGYLEAFANIYRNFARCLRAQLQGKEPDPVYLDFPTVSDGVRGMQFILKVVESSKSDRKWMAF
- a CDS encoding T9SS type A sorting domain-containing protein, translating into MKNIYALFSFLFLVIWSLRAQPTCADPELVLEDDIENYASGDVTLQSPNWEAWPGGDAGGGIVTSDQASGGANSIRIDGTSGTTDALFLLGDQTSGHYILQWDMLVDSGRQAYFSLLHEFPSEASVNWGFDAYLTEGGIGRLELYDGSDDVAFSYTVGDWFTVRLLLDLDNDEARLLVGENTVDAWQFSTGSTDLLQMNSIEFWTADDSYLFYIDNLKLSEIPAPEEGQYCYTAVELTAPDFYQVPELSCYGAGYDLTGSAGAFAGYWFSYTPPEDGILSIASCGSGLDTDTRGWIFSGECHDLKTVGVNDDQCDRGDGKDYSSYREAVVTGGTTYYVMWDDVWEPTSFAFELGFNPGAVPEPGKFCQSAIAIVPGQYDVLEMTGNAAVAGPTINNTTTSATNYSQSEWYAFTPTVDGFITISSCELSGSDTHVFVYTGDCSSFEGLTLEGQDRSSCPQNTGSLLENLPVTAGTTYYIEWIDRWTDGAELFGWDLIFQEALAVSEAELDAGLSVFPNPAGEQLNVRYAFDETVEVLNVQLIDALGRGLRHSSLNGVQSGTLEMTLHNLPAGLYMLRVSADGAVVARPVVVR